Proteins encoded in a region of the Mucilaginibacter sabulilitoris genome:
- a CDS encoding DUF6965 family protein, which produces MSIDELEAYFKTAELPDTLTIDRGTTITDVKQFIKGHMSVIKNYGIDSKVAAPFLKRLHRFISLTSR; this is translated from the coding sequence ATGAGTATTGATGAACTTGAAGCGTATTTTAAAACGGCTGAATTACCGGACACCCTTACTATTGATCGAGGTACCACTATAACAGATGTGAAGCAATTTATAAAAGGCCACATGTCGGTAATTAAGAACTACGGCATTGATAGCAAGGTGGCAGCCCCTTTTTTAAAACGACTACATAGATTCATTAGTCTCACCAGCAGATAA